From Glycine max cultivar Williams 82 chromosome 11, Glycine_max_v4.0, whole genome shotgun sequence, the proteins below share one genomic window:
- the LOC100807166 gene encoding geraniol 8-hydroxylase, whose product MMELFLSCMVLFVLTLATLGAHWIWVVSSSRAGSKLPPGPFPLPIIGNLLALGKKPHQSLAKLAETHGPIMTLKFGQVTTIVVSSADMAKEVLLTHDHSLSSNRVIPQAVQVHNHHNHSITFLPVSPLWRDLRKICIANLFSNKTLDASQDLRRSKLHQLLHDIHRSSLAGEAVDVGKAVFNTSMNLLSNTFFSLDLVHSSSSAAAVDFKDLVLKIMEESGKPNLADFFPVLKFMDPQGIKTRTTVYTGKIIDTFRALIHQRLKLRENNHGHDTNNDMLNTLLNCQEMDQTKIEHLALTLFVAGTDTITSTVEWAMAELLQNEKAMSKAKQELEETIGRGKAVEESDIGRLPYLQAVIKETFRLHPAVPFLIPRKANADVEISGGYTIPKDAQVFVNVWAIGRNSSIWKNNANVFSPERFLMDSEDIDVKGHSFELTPFGAGRRICLGLPLAMRMLYLVLGSLINCFNWKLVEDDDVMNMEDSFGITLAKAQPVILIPEKVHGVIVS is encoded by the exons ATGATGGAGTTGTTTCTAAGTTGCATGGTCCTCTTTGTGTTAACTTTAGCAACACTTGGCGCACACTGGATCTGGGTGGTTTCATCGAGTAGAGCAGGTTCCAAACTCCCACCAGGCCCTTTCCCTCTTCCCATAATCGGAAACCTTCTTGCACTGGGCAAAAAGCCCCACCAATCTCTGGCCAAACTCGCCGAGACTCACGGCCCAATCATGACTCTCAAGTTCGGCCAAGTAACCACCATAGTGGTCTCTTCCGCCGACATGGCCAAAGAGGTGCTCCTAACCCACGACCACTCCTTGTCGTCAAACCGTGTCATTCCACAGGCCGTGCAGGTTCACAACCACCACAACCACAGCATTACCTTCTTGCCCGTTTCACCTCTCTGGAGAGACCTTAGAAAAATATGCATCGCTAATCTATTCTCCAACAAGACTCTTGATGCGAGCCAAGATCTCAGGCGCAGCAAACTGCATCAACTCCTCCACGATATCCACCGAAGCAGCCTAGCTGGTGAAGCGGTGGATGTTGGAAAAGCAGTTTTCAACACTTCCATGAATTTGCTTTCCAACACTTTTTTCTCTCTAGATTTGGTccactcttcttcttctgctgCTGCTGTAGATTTCAAGGATTTGGTGCTCAAAATCATGGAAGAGAGTGGTAAACCAAACCTCGCTGACTTCTTCCCTGTACTCAAATTCATGGACCCGCAGGGTATCAAGACTCGCACCACTGTTTATACCGGCAAGATCATTGACACCTTTCGCGCTTTGATTCATCAGAGGTTAAAGCTCAGAGAAAACAACCATGGCCATGACACCAACAATGACATGCTAAATACCTTGCTCAACTGCCAAGAGATGGACCAAACCAAAATTGAACATTTAGCTCTG ACTTTGTTTGTTGCGGGAACGGATACGATTACATCTACGGTAGAATGGGCAATGGCAGAATTGCTCCAAAATGAAAAGGCAATGTCAAAGGCAAAGCAAGAGCTGGAGGAAACCATTGGCAGAGGAAAAGCGGTGGAGGAATCAGATATTGGTAGGCTTCCTTATTTGCAAGCAGTGATCAAAGAAACCTTTCGATTGCACCCTGCAGTCCCATTTTTGATTCCCAGGAAAGCCAATGCAGATGTGGAAATCAGTGGTGGCTACACAATCCCAAAAGATGCACAAGTGTTTGTCAATGTGTGGGCTATTGGAAGAAACTCAAGCATATGGAAAAATAATGCAAACGTGTTTTCACCGGAGAGGTTCTTGATGGATTCGGAGGATATTGATGTCAAAGGTCACAGCTTTGAGCTTACCCCGTTCGGTGCTGGGCGTCGGATTTGTCTTGGCTTGCCGTTGGCCATGAGGATGTTGTATTTGGTGTTGGGTTCGCTAATAAACTGTTTTAACTGGAAActtgttgaagatgatgatgttaTGAACATGGAAGATAGCTTTGGGATAACTTTAGCAAAGGCTCAACCCGTTATACTCATTCCCGAGAAAGTGCATGGTGTCATCGTGTCATGA
- the LOC100781707 gene encoding transcription factor MYB53: MMGRTPFACSSDENGLKKGPWTPEEDRILVDYIQKHGHGSWRALPKLAGLNRCGKSCRLRWSNYLRPDIKRGKFSEEEQQLIINLHSVLGNKWSAIAGHLPGRTDNEIKNFWNTHLKKKLLQMGLDPVTHRPRSDHLNLLSNLQQLLAATNIVSNILTNTWDSTHNALRLQSDAKLQLLQNILQVPTSNLDLLNPFGPSDGFLNEVLGLNQSNKLQNLYNNGSSTDGFPSQNQPNIQSFEAPHQQQTLPNGGSINRSSMKSEKLDAPYSSSTAFVNSLPNLVSASPEYCSTHVMQMENKVNPNEFSDPSSTSTNNFEMWGDFMYEEVSDAYWKDLKIDQE, from the exons ATGATGGGAAGAACACCATTTGCATGCAGTAGTGAtgaaaatggtttgaagaaggGGCCTTGGACCCCAGAAGAGGATAGAATATTGGTGGATTACATTCAGAAACATGGGCATGGGAGTTGGAGAGCACTTCCAAAACTTGCAGGGTTGAACAGGTGTGGGAAGAGTTGCAGGCTAAGGTGGAGTAATTATTTGAGGCCTGATATCAAAAGAGGAAAATTCTCTGAGGAAGAACAGCAACTCATCATTAATTTACATTCAGTTCTTGGTAATAA GTGGTCGGCTATAGCAGGTCATCTGCCAGGTAGAACTGATAATGAAATTAAGAATTTCTGGAACACTCATTTAAAGAAAAAGCTTCTGCAAATGGGGTTAGATCCAGTGACTCATCGTCCAAGATCAGATCACCTTAATCTTCTATCTAATCTCCAACAGTTACTGGCTGCTACAAACATTGTGAGTAATATTCTCACAAACACTTGGGACAGTACTCATAATGCTCTAAGGCTACAATCAGATGCCAAACTCCAATTGCTGCAGAACATACTTCAAGTTCCTACCTCAAACTTGGACCTACTCAATCCATTTGGACCATCAGATGGTTTTCTAAATGAAGTTTTGGGGTTGAATCAGTCTAATAAGCTCCAAAACCTTTATAATAATGGTAGTTCAACTGATGGTTTTCCTTCTCAGAATCAGCCAAATATCCAAAGCTTTGAAGCCCCTCATCAGCAGCAAACTCTACCCAATGGAGGAAGCATTAATAGGAGTAGCATGAAATCTGAAAAGCTTGATGCGCCATATTCTTCTTCAACAGCATTCGTTAATTCTCTTCCAAATCTAGTTTCAGCCTCACCTGAATATTGTTCCACTCATGTCATGCAAATGGAAAACAAGGTAAATCCAAATGAGTTCTCTGACCCTTCTTCCACTTCAACCAACAACTTTGAAATGTGGGGAGATTTCATGTATGAGGAAGTAAGCGATGCTTATTGGAAAGATCTCAAGATAGA CCAAGAGTAG